A genomic region of Prionailurus bengalensis isolate Pbe53 chromosome D1, Fcat_Pben_1.1_paternal_pri, whole genome shotgun sequence contains the following coding sequences:
- the LOC122483129 gene encoding toll/interleukin-1 receptor domain-containing adapter protein isoform X1, with translation MASSTSSAPRSRSRKPLGKMADWFRQALSKKPKKILESSDGPSSDVSQPSSQDHPPRLGLSSTSSPTHVVASSSGSSSGSSGRWSKDYDVCVCHSEEDLAAAQELVSYLEGSTASLRCFLQLRDATPGGAIVSELCQALSNSHCRVLLITPGFLQDPWCKYQMLQALSEAPGAEGRTIPLMSGLARAAYPAELRFMYFVDGRGPDGGFRQVKEAVMRCKLLGICRPSADTSITTGPRKLEQSRKSS, from the exons ATGGCATCATCAACCTCCTCAGCTCCTCGCTCCCGGTCCAGGAAGCCTCTGGGCAAGATGGCTG ACTGGTTCAGGCAGGCCCTGTCGAAGAAGCCCAAGAAGATACTGGAATCCTCAGACGGCCCCTCCAGTGACGTCTCACAGCCGAGCTCCCAGGACCACCCCCCACGCCTGGGCCTCAGCTCAACCTCGTCTCCAACACACGTGGTCgccagcagcagcggcagcagcagcggcagcagcggcCGCTGGAGCAAGGACTATGATGTCTGTGTGTGCCACAGCGAGGAGGACCTGGCAGCCGCCCAGGAGCTGGTCTCTTACCTGGAAGGCAGCACTGCCAGCCTGCGCTGCTTCCTGCAGCTGCGGGATGCAACCCCAGGCGGCGCCATCGTGTCCGagctgtgccaggcactgagcaaCAGTCACTGCCGCGTGCTGCTCATCACCCCAGGCTTCCTGCAGGACCCGTGGTGCAAGTACCAGATGCTGCAGGCCCTGAGTGAGGCTCCCGGGGCAGAGGGCCGCACCATCCCCCTGATGTCAGGCCTCGCCAGAGCCGCCTACCCCGCTGAGCTCCGGTTCATGTACTTCGTGGACGGCCGGGGCCCCGACGGTGGCTTTCGCCAAGTCAAGGAAGCTGTCATGCGTTGTAAGCTATTAGGG ATCTGCAGACCATCAGCTGACACTTCTATCACCACGGGACCCAGAAAGTTGGAGCAAAGCCGGAAATCGAGTTAG
- the LOC122483129 gene encoding toll/interleukin-1 receptor domain-containing adapter protein isoform X2, protein MASSTSSAPRSRSRKPLGKMADWFRQALSKKPKKILESSDGPSSDVSQPSSQDHPPRLGLSSTSSPTHVVASSSGSSSGSSGRWSKDYDVCVCHSEEDLAAAQELVSYLEGSTASLRCFLQLRDATPGGAIVSELCQALSNSHCRVLLITPGFLQDPWCKYQMLQALSEAPGAEGRTIPLMSGLARAAYPAELRFMYFVDGRGPDGGFRQVKEAVMRYLQTIS, encoded by the exons ATGGCATCATCAACCTCCTCAGCTCCTCGCTCCCGGTCCAGGAAGCCTCTGGGCAAGATGGCTG ACTGGTTCAGGCAGGCCCTGTCGAAGAAGCCCAAGAAGATACTGGAATCCTCAGACGGCCCCTCCAGTGACGTCTCACAGCCGAGCTCCCAGGACCACCCCCCACGCCTGGGCCTCAGCTCAACCTCGTCTCCAACACACGTGGTCgccagcagcagcggcagcagcagcggcagcagcggcCGCTGGAGCAAGGACTATGATGTCTGTGTGTGCCACAGCGAGGAGGACCTGGCAGCCGCCCAGGAGCTGGTCTCTTACCTGGAAGGCAGCACTGCCAGCCTGCGCTGCTTCCTGCAGCTGCGGGATGCAACCCCAGGCGGCGCCATCGTGTCCGagctgtgccaggcactgagcaaCAGTCACTGCCGCGTGCTGCTCATCACCCCAGGCTTCCTGCAGGACCCGTGGTGCAAGTACCAGATGCTGCAGGCCCTGAGTGAGGCTCCCGGGGCAGAGGGCCGCACCATCCCCCTGATGTCAGGCCTCGCCAGAGCCGCCTACCCCGCTGAGCTCCGGTTCATGTACTTCGTGGACGGCCGGGGCCCCGACGGTGGCTTTCGCCAAGTCAAGGAAGCTGTCATGCGTT ATCTGCAGACCATCAGCTGA